In Arachis stenosperma cultivar V10309 chromosome 1, arast.V10309.gnm1.PFL2, whole genome shotgun sequence, one DNA window encodes the following:
- the LOC130979314 gene encoding uncharacterized protein LOC130979314 has protein sequence MSVVAGLAADGRQIVVRTKSEATNYDSVYGEPILVKELTEHVASYVHLCTLPFGCGIILGGYDRDGPQLYMVEPSAISYVKDDHGKHFCCMDHLEQFTWVEVTRTPLSAYDATEILKPNDKVQANSDQDVWNQLKAGSFQFNEEMMESLFGYNAAQEKSKPGMKKESREQTPQYIQIIEPKKAKNLSNNEPFNL, from the exons ATGTCG GTTGTTGCAGGGTTAGCAGCTGACGGTAGGCAAATTGTTGTGAGGACCAAGTCTGAAGCAACTAACTATGACAG TGTGTATGGAGAACCTATTCTTGTTAAGGAACTTACTGAACACGTGGCTAGTTATGTGCACCTTTGCACACT ACCTTTTGGATGTGGCATCATACTAGGAGGTTATGACAGAGATGGACCACAATTGTACATGGTTGAACCTTCTGCTATTTCCTAT GTAAAAGACGACCATGGCAAGCATTTTTGTTGTATGGACCACCTGGAACAG TTTACATG GGTTGAAGTAACTAGAACACCTCTTTCAGCCTATGATGCCACAGAAATTTTGAAACCTAATG ATAAGGTTCAAGCAAACTCAGATCAGGATGTTTGGAATCAGCTCAAAGCAGGATCCTTCCA GTTCAATGAAGAAATGATGGAGTCGCTTTTTGGATATAATGCTGCTCAAGAAAAATCTAAACCTGGAATGAAGAAAGAATCTCGTGAACAAACTCCTCAATATATTCAGATCATTGAACCAAAAAAAGCAAAGAATTTGTCAAATAATGAGCCTTTCAACCTTTAA
- the LOC130979320 gene encoding 36.4 kDa proline-rich protein — protein sequence MFPTTSKATFLIFMILMLNAMPPIILACGPCTQPHPSPPHHHYRPKPPPHHGGGGKHPPKPPSYPSPPVIIIPPPVQPPPVIIYPPPPPPPTSPPARATCPIDALKLGLCLDVAGGIVHVGIGNPVENICCPVIQGLLDLEAAICLCTVIRIKLLNLNIFIPVALQVLATCGMTPPPGFVCPPLK from the coding sequence ATGTTTCCAACAACCTCAAAAGCTACGTTCTTGATTTTCATGATTCTAATGCTGAATGCTATGCCACCAATAATCTTAGCATGTGGTCCTTGCACGCAGCCGCATCCATCACCGCCTCACCACCACTACCGCCCAAAACCCCCGCCGCATCACGGGGGAGGAGGAAAACACCCCCCGAAACCGCCGTCATATCCATCACCACCAGTCATCATCATCCCGCCTCCAGTGCAACCCCCTCCAGTAATCATATAcccgccgccgccgccgccgccgaCCTCCCCGCCGGCTCGAGCGACCTGTCCGATCGACGCGCTGAAGCTAGGGCTGTGCTTGGACGTTGCCGGAGGGATTGTGCATGTGGGAATAGGGAACCCGGTGGAGAATATTTGTTGTCCAGTGATTCAAGGGTTGCTTGATCTTGAAGCGGCGATTTGTCTTTGCACCGTTATTAGGATTAAGCTTCTTAATCTCAACATATTCATCCCTGTTGCTCTTCAGGTTCTTGCAACTTGTGGCATGACTCCTCCTCCTGGTTTTGTTTGTCCACCTCtaaaatag